TGAACAAATTGGCCTAAGTAAGTTGTAAGTATCgaggaaaaattatttattgttaaaaatttaaataaatattttctaatgaaCATTGGACAATGTATGaataagaaaaattgtattattctattagGAAGAAAATATACACAACAATAGTTACAGCGGAACAGCGCAGTGGCTTTTTATTTCCTGTTTTGGGGTCCACTAATTTACTCTTCGGTAGGAATCCTGGTGCTACTAGGGTATTTGCAATTAATATTCCATCCCTCAGAACTAAATCATTAGGTGCTATGCCACTGGTCGAGTAATTTTACCTAGCGTAAAAAGTTAGATCTCATATTCTcatctatacaaaatatattaatatctatattttgctCATgcttaccattaaaaaaatattggaataaaTCATTATTGATGGTTCAGTGTACATGAACACTACAATATCTTTCCATTTTTCGTTTGTACGACGGCTATCTAAATATCTGCTATCAATCGACGTCACTGAACTATAACCTTCATACAACAACGAGGACCTCCTTATGTTATGCACACTTTTATTATCGGTTGTAAACTGCTGTGGCGATCGTTGACTTTGATTCTCCTCATTATTGTCTTCTTCCGCAGATAAAGGTTGTCCACCGTAAGCAGACGAGGTCCTCTTTCTTTTAACTCTTCTATTGAGCTCTACTTCTTCTAATGGATGTAAACTAGTTCGCCTTTGATTGACAACGTCAGATCTAGATGATTGCGGACTCGGGTTTTGCGGGTCATTTGGATTTTGTGAAActgagaaataaaaatattttaatttataaatattacgacCATCGATGACTATTAATTTACGTACTTACTTTTTCAAGCGATCATTAGTTAGGAATTGTaagaaatataagtattaatttgatatgattatttttaagaattaggTAGActttaaaattacgttttttaaaattataattaccattttGATCAGAATCGGGTGTTTCGTCTATTTGCTGATTTATATCATTTGCAATACTATCATCCTTTTGATCTAAAGTTTTTGAATCATCATCATTCATgataatactaagtatattagtaaacaaataaaacaattatagtttaaacttaaatgtttattaggagactagttatatataggtaggtacctataatacttatttGTCACTTAgaaacatcaaaatatacattttatattatatagttacttgTGTATATAAGCATTATGGCATTGTATACTGAATAGGTAATctaacataaaatacctacttaaatcactatatattttatacaaatttaaatatttcttattatatattataggtatatattattattacaaaatataattataataaattcaaaattgtagttatcaagtttttcaattattaaaaatattgtacctcGTAGTTTCTGGGTGCTTTTCTAAGATACCTATATTCTTTCGAATTGACACAGTATACGCACAAACGcataataaaatgcatataatacatttagacataatacatatatagatatacagtGACACCTCCCAATATAGCTGACAACTCCGAAAAAAGGGACAAAATTTGAGCGACCGAGAGTGTCCGGTTtttagaggtttcactgtaataCACA
This portion of the Acyrthosiphon pisum isolate AL4f chromosome A1, pea_aphid_22Mar2018_4r6ur, whole genome shotgun sequence genome encodes:
- the LOC115033821 gene encoding uncharacterized protein LOC115033821; this translates as MNDDDSKTLDQKDDSIANDINQQIDETPDSDQNVSQNPNDPQNPSPQSSRSDVVNQRRTSLHPLEEVELNRRVKRKRTSSAYGGQPLSAEEDNNEENQSQRSPQQFTTDNKSVHNIRRSSLLYEGYSSVTSIDSRYLDSRRTNEKWKDIVVFMYTEPSIMIYSNIFLMVSMSKI